CTTGTATGTGAACCAGATACTGGATTCGCGGCCGGCGTCTGTTTCTTCTTTATCCCAGTTGAAACAATTCGCCACCACGCATCAAAATGCCATCAACGCCCTCAAGGCATTGCCCATCCCAGATTTGGCTGATTATCTTCTGTTTTCTCTTGCCTTGCGCAACTTAGACGTACCATCTCGCCAGCTGTTCGAGGGGCAATTATCCTCTGATGACTTTCCTAACCTCACCCAATTGCTCGAATTCACCAATCGACAATTACGAGTGTTGGAAAGCACTTCCATCACTTCGTCCCGTGCGTCTGCGCCAAAGAGGCCGCCTAGACCTCAATCACCAGCGGGGTCAGCGTCTGCTCCTTCATCGTCTGGGCCCTCCTCTGCTGGTCCGTCCTCCCGTCGTCCTGCCTATGCAGGTGTGCGTCCTCCTACATCTTCTGGTTCGTCGTCAGTGTGTGTGTTCTGCTCGGCGAATCACTCAATTCGCCAGTGTCGTGAGTTCAAAGCCATGACCATCCATCAGCGAAGAGCTTTCGTGACTGAGAGGCGATTATGTAGAAATTGCATGTCATCGTTCCACGCCACTGCTGATTGTGGTTCGGATCAGTGCTGTCACACGTGCGGGGGGCGTCACCATACGATTCTTCATCTGGCACCTGTTGGCCCTACGCCCTCTCTTGGTACCCAAACGGAGGAGAAACCAACGAATCAGACTCCCTCTCAACCTTCTGGTTCGTCGGAGCCGCCAGCCCGTGCCTCCACCTCTCGAGGTAGTTCAGTGAGAGGCCGAAGGACTGGCCTGGGGGGGTCTCGCACGCCTCCTAAGGGGTCAAGTTCAGCATCTTCTGGAAGCGGTTCCGAATGACTGCGAATGCGGTCAGCTTGTGGTAACCACTTGTTCCCGTCTTCTCGTCTGTTCTCTTCTTGTCATCTGTTTTCCTCTGTACGGTCTGCCTTGCGTAAGAGTAATAGTCTTGACCACCTTATGCCTACCGCTTGGATCCGCTTAGATAACCAGCGGAATGTTGTATTCGGCCGAGCTCTTCTCGATTCCGGCTGCCAACACACCCTCATCACCCGAGCTTGGGCCACCAAGCTTCGTCTGCGCATTCACCCTGAAGTTGTTCAACTTCGCACCTTAAGTAACGCAGATCGGTTTCGTATCCAAGGGTACGCATACGTTAGCCTCTGTCACCAAGGGGACCCCCCCCATCTCATCATCAAGGCCTACGTCATTGACAGCCCCATAGATCCTCTCCCTGTCCAAGCGTTTAATGGCCGATGGCCCGAGTTTCAGCAATTCAACCTAGCTGACCCACTCTTCTATCTGCCTCGTATCATAGGGATGTTGATTGGATCGGATGTGCTCCCTCATCTTATTCTTCCTGGCACGATGTGCCCATCGTCTGAACTTCCGGGGGCATTGTCTACCACCTTAGGTTGGGTGCTTTATGGGCCCTATGCTCGCCATCGCAAGAAGACTAAACATGTTTCCTTCTCACCTGACACTGTCAACAGTCGCGCTCATCAGGGCTCTCGGCAGCGCGCCTCTCCCTCGTCTTCTGCAGGGTCATCATCTGCTGTACGTTCTCCGTCTTCTTCGCCGCCCAAATCCCCCGTTTCAGTGATCACCTATCAATCTTCCTCTGACAACACTAACTCTGACATAAAATCTCCTGCTGCTGCTGACCTTCAAACCATGGATATGACCCCCTGGCAGCCGTCGGACCAGGAACTTGTCAACATCGTTCGGCGCTTCTGGGAACTTGACAGGGTACCTGACGTGCTTCCGCTGACCCCAGCCGAGAGGGAGTGTGAGATGATGTACTGCGCTGATGTCACCCGTGACTCCAACGGAAGGTACACTGTCGGTTTGCCCTTGACGTCGTCTAGGCTGGGCACCTCCGTCAACGTGGCAACTAGACAATTTATTCGGCTCGAACATCGTCTGGATAATAACCCTACCCTTCGTGTCGCTTATCATGAGT
The window above is part of the Coccinella septempunctata chromosome 8, icCocSept1.1, whole genome shotgun sequence genome. Proteins encoded here:
- the LOC123319213 gene encoding uncharacterized protein LOC123319213 encodes the protein MPSMDKLKALINESIVKRENAFAAASTLFKLIKGLTNEADVANMCLSELFKIEKAFKEADELIVKLNSQLEEPERDGSPSKFAAFFEICLQIRAAHSQLTASTSVAKTGSSSSVDLPIPRVELPCFHGKIEEWPGFIALFDALVHQSNSLAPVQKFHLLTSALSGEAASVISGFELNSVNYPLAYQALYARYQNPRRLADLYVNQILDSRPASVSSLSQLKQFATTHQNAINALKALPIPDLADYLLFSLALRNLDVPSRQLFEGQLSSDDFPNLTQLLEFTNRQLRVLESTSITSSRASAPKRPPRPQSPAGSASAPSSSGPSSAGPSSRRPAYAGVRPPTSSGSSSVCVFCSANHSIRQCREFKAMTIHQRRAFVTERRLCRNCMSSFHATADCGSDQCCHTCGGRHHTILHLAPVGPTPSLGTQTEEKPTNQTPSQPSGSSEPPARASTSRGSSVRGRRTGLGGSRTPPKGSSSASSGSGSE